Below is a genomic region from Streptomyces ferrugineus.
GCACTCTGCCACGCCCCTATGACAATCGATCCTGGCCACCCTGCCGACACCTGGCCGTTCACGGAAGCGCGGACAGAGCCACTTTCGAATATCGCCATCAGCGCGATGTCGCACCCTTCCGCGGGCCGGGCATTGCGACGGGTAACAGGCGCGGACGGAGCTCCGTTGCAGCGGCCAAGCGGACTACCGGCCGGCCTCCTGTGCGCGCTCGGAACGCGAGCGATGAACGCCGCCGCTCGGTGAGGTGCAGCGCGCGCCCGGCGGCCTAGCTGTACTCGGCCGGGAGGTTGGTGACACGCCCGCTACCGGTTGTTGATCATGGAGGGACCTCCGGGCGTAGTGGAGATTGCCGTCTTCACTCACCTCGGAGGTCCTGGTGGCCCACGCTAATGCCCGGCTGACCTTTCACGGCAGATGCCTGCTGGTGCGTCGCGTTGTCTTCGACCGGCGCCCGGTCGCGCACGTCGCCAAGGAACTGGGAGTCTCCCGGCAGTGTGCTCACCGCTGGGTCAATCGCTATCGGGTCGAGGGCTGGCCGGGGCTGCACGATCGCTCCAGCCGCCCCCGCACCTGCCCCACACGCACGCCGGCCGAGGTCGAGGAGCGTGTTCTTCAGGCCCGCCGACGCCTGCGCCGGGGACCCGAGCAGATCAGCGAGGCCACCGGGGTTCCGGCCCGGACCGTGACCCGGATCCTGCGCCGCCACCACATGCCGCCCCTGGCAGCCTGCGACCCGCTCACCGGGCAGGTCATCCGGGCGGTGCGCAAAAGCGCCGCACGCTACGAGTACAACCAGCCAGGCGGCCTGGTCCACGTGGACGTGAAGAAGCTCGGCAAAATCCCCGACGGCGGCGGCTGGCGCGCCCACGGCCGCAGCGAGGACGTCCGCGGCCGCGGCATCGGCTACGACTACGTGCACGCCGCCGTGGACGACCACTCCCGCCTGGCCTACGCCGAAATCCTGGCCGACGAGAAAGGCGTCACCTGCGCCGCGTTCCTCACCCGCGCGGCCGCGTTCTTCGCCGGCCACGGCATCGCCCGCATCGAGCGCGTGATGACCGACAACGCCCGCAACTACCGCACCTCCGGCTCCTTCCGCGACGCCTGCCAAACCCTGGGCGCACAGCAGAAGTTCACCCGGCCCCACTGCCCATGGACCAACGGCAAGGTCGAACGCTTCAACCGCACCCTGCAGGCCGAATGGGCCTACCACCAGGTCTTTGCCAGCAACACCGAACGCGCCGACGCACTCGCACCCTGGCTGCAGTTCTACAACACTGGCCGCCGACACACCGCGCTCGGCGGCCAGCCACCAATCAGCCGACTGTCACCAAAGTCATGACCGGGTACACCTAGCGCAGTCCGTGCAGGCGGTGTCATACGGCCCCGGCGCCGGCGCTCCGTCTTGGCCCTGCGTTCCGCGAGGGTGGGCTCGATCCGCTCGCAGTGGGGGCCTCGACTCAGCGCCTGTACCGGTGTGGGCGTCGATGACACAGTTCTTGCCCGCCACGGCCTGGCAGCCTCCCAATGGAGAAGTCAAGCCGCGTGGGGCCAGTCATAACCCCGTTGAGGCCGTTCGTGATCTCTCCTAGGTTGGCCCGCGTGACGATCGAGGTGCCCTACCAGCCGCTTCCGATTCATCAGTCAGACGTGCGCTATGCCCATGGCCCCGACTCCGCCGTGCGGCCAGGCGTACCCGTCGGCGAGACGATCGAGTTCGACTGGAGCGACAGCGAGATCTACCCGGGAACGTCACGGAAGTTCTGGGTGCATGTGCCCGCGCGGTACAACCCGTCGGAGCCGGCGTCGCTGATGGTGTTCCAGGACGGATGGTGGTACCTGGACCCTGAAGGGGAGGTCCGCGGCGCAATCGTTCTGGACAATCTCGTCCACCGCGGTGACATCCCGGTCACCATCGGCGTGTTCGTCGACCCGGGTGTCTTCCCAGATGACGAGGATCCGAAGAACCGCAACACCGAGTACGACGCCTACGACGATCGGTACGTCAGTTTCCTCCTGACAGAGATCATCCCTGAGGTCACGAAGCACTACTCGATCGCCGAGGACCCGGACCGCTGGGGCATCTGCGGTGGCAGTAGCGGCGGGAACTGCGCCTTTACCGCAGCGTGGCTGCGCCCGGACAAATTCCGCCGGGTGATCGGGTACTTGTCCAGCTTCACGCAGATGCCAGGCGGCAACCCATACCCCGAACTCATCCCCGGCGTCCCTCGCAAGCCGCTGCGCGTCTTCATGCAAGCGGGCCATCGTGACCTGCGCTGGAACGAGCCCGAGGCAAACTGGCTCGCCCACAACCTGCTCGTCGCGGCCGCGCTCGCGGAAGCCGGCTACGACTTCCGCCTCGTCCTGGGCGATGGCGGCCACAGCCCCAACCACGGCGGCGTCCTGCTTCCCGACGCCCTGCGCTGGTTGTGGCGGTCGGACGATCACCCGGACCAACCGGTGGGCTGAGACGCGACGACTTCGCAGAAGCGGCCGTCCCGGATCAGGGCCCACAAGACGTCGACTCTGCGCCGGGCGGGGGCGATTACCGCCTGAGAGTGGCGTTCGCCCACGGCGCCCTTACGGTCGTAATACGTCCGGGAGTTGGGTCGTAGCGCACGCTCATCAGGGCGGACATGTAGAAGAGGCGCTGGAGACCCCGGTGGTAGTGGCGCGGCCGGTGCAGGTTGCCGTTCCGCTTCCCGGAATCGTGCGGTGCCGGAGCCAGGCCGGCGAAGGCCGCGAGCCCGTCCGGACTGGCGAAGTCCGAGAGGTCGTTGCCGATCGTGGCGAGGAACTCGCCACCCAGCAGCGGACCGATGCCGGGCAGGCTGGCCACGTTCTCGGCGAGCTCGTGCGTCCGGAACCCGGCCTCGATGAGCCGGTCGACCTCGGCGACCTTCTCGTTGAGGGTCTGGACCTCCTCGGCGAGCGTCCGAATGAGCTGGGCGATCACAGTTTCGCCGGGCACGACGGTGTGCTGCCTGGCTTCGTTCACGTTCGGCGGCAGCGTTTGTCGATCGGATTGAACAGCAGTTGGTGATCAGCGGGCCAACGGATGTTCACGAAAAATGGGCTCTGGCACAGATCTTGGGGAGCGGTCGCGGAGCGTCACCGCGGCGTTCGAATACAAGGACCCAGATTCGCGTGAGACGGCGTGCGCCTTCCCGCCCTGCAGCAGGGAGTGGCGCTCCGTCAGCTCCGCACTCGGCCTCTCTGGCAACCACGGCGAGCGGTGACGGTGCTGGTCATGCAGGCCAGCGCAACGTTCTGGGACTCGCTCGCGTTCGACGGAATCGACGACGTGAACGTCGAAGCGGTGACCGCCGCCTTCGGCACGGTCGACGTCACGGCCAGAGGCCGGGCACCCGAGGCAGCATGTCCGGACTGCGGCCGCTCCTCGAACCGAGTGCACGACTCCTACCAGCGCAGACTGAAGGATCTGCCGCTCGCTGAACAGAGTGTCGTGATCCA
It encodes:
- a CDS encoding alpha/beta hydrolase; this translates as MTIEVPYQPLPIHQSDVRYAHGPDSAVRPGVPVGETIEFDWSDSEIYPGTSRKFWVHVPARYNPSEPASLMVFQDGWWYLDPEGEVRGAIVLDNLVHRGDIPVTIGVFVDPGVFPDDEDPKNRNTEYDAYDDRYVSFLLTEIIPEVTKHYSIAEDPDRWGICGGSSGGNCAFTAAWLRPDKFRRVIGYLSSFTQMPGGNPYPELIPGVPRKPLRVFMQAGHRDLRWNEPEANWLAHNLLVAAALAEAGYDFRLVLGDGGHSPNHGGVLLPDALRWLWRSDDHPDQPVG
- a CDS encoding IS481 family transposase is translated as MAHANARLTFHGRCLLVRRVVFDRRPVAHVAKELGVSRQCAHRWVNRYRVEGWPGLHDRSSRPRTCPTRTPAEVEERVLQARRRLRRGPEQISEATGVPARTVTRILRRHHMPPLAACDPLTGQVIRAVRKSAARYEYNQPGGLVHVDVKKLGKIPDGGGWRAHGRSEDVRGRGIGYDYVHAAVDDHSRLAYAEILADEKGVTCAAFLTRAAAFFAGHGIARIERVMTDNARNYRTSGSFRDACQTLGAQQKFTRPHCPWTNGKVERFNRTLQAEWAYHQVFASNTERADALAPWLQFYNTGRRHTALGGQPPISRLSPKS